One Actinomycetota bacterium DNA segment encodes these proteins:
- a CDS encoding tetratricopeptide repeat protein, with product MGVSGWIKRPNKSKKSSPDVAQQSAALLTSARAKISEGKIGPAVAELEVIVKMNPATVEAWIELGECYWNVREYDLGQESLAKALSLDPENIRALGLMGELYLDRGDYDTALSYFRRALSKKPDMIKGWSFSSETYLKHESYEKAIVCYEMALKEEPESPDILKLMADTYLTLGRWREAHDVFCQIVELKPGLLEAHQSLAHTAIRLDNYAEAIAACEAALKIEKNNGFTARLLARARLGLGDYEGAGEAVLAAVKLQPNEAESWSLQGLIFLNIGDFTEAIKSAQKALKIRPELQEALMVMGFANASLGNRSEGAKYLAEADRQVLK from the coding sequence ATGGGTGTGTCAGGATGGATAAAGAGACCGAACAAAAGTAAAAAATCGTCGCCGGATGTTGCCCAACAGTCGGCGGCGTTGTTAACTTCCGCGAGAGCGAAAATAAGCGAAGGGAAGATTGGCCCTGCGGTAGCCGAACTGGAGGTTATCGTAAAGATGAATCCGGCAACTGTCGAGGCTTGGATTGAGCTTGGCGAGTGCTACTGGAATGTGAGAGAGTACGACCTTGGTCAGGAAAGCCTGGCCAAGGCGCTCTCGCTTGATCCTGAAAACATCCGGGCTCTGGGATTGATGGGCGAGCTTTATCTGGATCGAGGCGACTACGATACCGCGCTCTCTTATTTTCGGCGGGCGCTTTCCAAGAAACCCGACATGATCAAAGGCTGGAGCTTCAGCAGTGAAACATACCTGAAACATGAGAGTTATGAGAAGGCGATCGTCTGTTATGAAATGGCTCTGAAGGAAGAGCCTGAGTCCCCCGATATCTTGAAATTGATGGCCGATACGTATTTAACGCTGGGAAGGTGGCGGGAAGCACACGATGTCTTCTGCCAGATTGTAGAGTTGAAACCGGGCCTGCTTGAAGCCCACCAATCTTTGGCGCATACGGCCATAAGGCTCGACAATTATGCGGAAGCGATCGCAGCCTGCGAGGCCGCCCTCAAGATTGAGAAGAACAACGGATTTACAGCTCGATTGCTGGCCCGGGCAAGACTGGGGTTGGGCGATTATGAAGGGGCGGGCGAGGCGGTTCTGGCAGCGGTCAAATTACAGCCCAACGAAGCCGAATCTTGGAGCCTGCAAGGTTTGATATTTCTGAATATCGGGGATTTCACGGAAGCGATCAAATCGGCGCAGAAAGCCTTGAAAATCCGTCCGGAATTGCAAGAAGCCTTGATGGTTATGGGATTCGCCAACGCCAGTTTGGGCAACAGGTCGGAGGGCGCCAAATACTTGGCCGAAGCGGACCGGCAAGTTCTTAAATAA
- a CDS encoding penicillin-binding transpeptidase domain-containing protein, with protein MNRQIRIVSAFIVGLFIVLTINIAHIVLVQGPELATHQGNTRAVEAEAGIRRGRIVSADGQVLADSRLVKGHYERFYPLGGLAAQTIGYSSTRYNKSGLEKTYNDYLLGKEQVGFIEDLVRKFKRPDKRGNAVTLTIDSRLQKVAEQGLAGKKGAAVAIDPKTGAILAIASSPDFDPNLIDKDWKAISSNPDAPLVNRATEGAYPPGSTFKIITSAAALEEGLYKPDDLLNGNDSFKVMGTTVRNLDGKSYGEITFTDALKFSVNTVFAQIGLKLGANRLFQYASLFGFNEDMPFDVPVKRSRVKRASAMDDVDVAWTAIGQAKTVATAFEMAMATGVIANEGVMMQPHLVSEITDPNGQVVRHTAPEQIDQVIKPGTAATMTDMMVAVTEEGYGEIVKIPGVRVASKTGTAETGVEGETHGWFVAFAPADSSGIAVAVIVEKGGTGGGSAGPIAKALLEQFLKNK; from the coding sequence ATGAACAGGCAAATAAGGATTGTCAGCGCGTTCATTGTCGGTTTGTTTATCGTTCTGACAATAAACATCGCCCACATCGTTCTTGTCCAGGGTCCGGAACTCGCGACTCATCAGGGAAATACAAGGGCAGTGGAAGCCGAGGCGGGCATCAGAAGAGGCCGGATAGTGTCGGCCGACGGCCAGGTCTTAGCGGACAGCAGGCTGGTCAAAGGACATTATGAACGTTTCTATCCTTTGGGCGGTTTGGCTGCGCAAACCATCGGCTATTCCAGCACGCGATATAACAAAAGCGGACTGGAAAAAACATATAATGATTACCTTCTAGGTAAGGAACAGGTCGGTTTCATCGAAGACCTCGTCCGAAAATTCAAGCGGCCGGATAAACGCGGCAATGCCGTGACGCTCACAATTGACAGCCGCTTACAAAAGGTCGCGGAGCAGGGATTAGCCGGCAAGAAAGGGGCCGCGGTCGCTATCGATCCCAAAACAGGCGCGATTTTGGCCATAGCTTCGTCCCCGGATTTTGACCCGAATTTGATCGACAAGGACTGGAAGGCGATTTCGTCGAATCCGGACGCCCCGCTTGTTAACCGGGCGACCGAAGGAGCTTATCCGCCTGGCTCGACATTCAAGATAATCACCAGCGCGGCCGCGCTGGAAGAGGGCCTCTACAAGCCCGATGATTTGCTGAACGGCAATGATTCGTTTAAGGTAATGGGAACGACAGTGAGAAATCTGGACGGCAAATCTTACGGAGAAATCACCTTTACCGACGCCCTTAAATTCTCCGTCAACACGGTCTTTGCCCAAATCGGGCTGAAGCTAGGCGCCAATCGCCTATTCCAGTACGCCTCGCTTTTTGGCTTCAACGAAGACATGCCATTCGATGTGCCGGTTAAACGAAGCCGCGTCAAGAGGGCGAGCGCGATGGACGATGTCGACGTGGCCTGGACCGCAATCGGTCAGGCAAAGACGGTCGCCACCGCGTTCGAAATGGCGATGGCGACGGGGGTGATCGCCAACGAAGGCGTGATGATGCAGCCCCACCTAGTGTCCGAGATAACCGACCCGAACGGACAGGTTGTCAGGCATACGGCGCCTGAACAAATCGATCAGGTCATCAAGCCGGGAACGGCGGCTACTATGACAGACATGATGGTCGCCGTGACCGAAGAGGGCTACGGCGAGATAGTCAAGATTCCAGGCGTCCGCGTCGCTTCAAAAACGGGGACGGCGGAAACCGGAGTCGAGGGCGAAACTCACGGTTGGTTCGTCGCTTTCGCGCCGGCGGACAGCTCCGGCATCGCCGTCGCGGTTATCGTAGAAAAAGGCGGCACAGGTGGCGGATCGGCGGGACCGATCGCCAAAGCCCTGCTGGAGCAGTTTTTGAAAAACAAATGA
- the nth gene encoding endonuclease III, with protein MNLRKRAAEIFKRLQRDYPDARIALNFGNEWELLVATELSAQCTDKKVNEVTEKLFKKYRSIADYAGATFDEFAEDVRPTGFYRNKTKNIIAAAQMVLAEYGGQLPRTIDEMVKIPGVARKTANVILGNAFGVVEGIAVDTHVFRLTHRLRFSEGKTPEKVERDLMSLFPKNEWFQLTYLLIEHGRNICTAKKARCDICDINSLCPSAFKV; from the coding sequence GTGAATTTAAGGAAGCGGGCGGCGGAGATATTTAAGAGGCTGCAGCGGGACTATCCGGACGCCAGAATCGCGCTCAACTTCGGTAACGAATGGGAACTTCTTGTTGCGACCGAGCTGTCGGCGCAGTGCACAGACAAAAAGGTAAACGAGGTGACGGAGAAGCTCTTTAAGAAGTATCGTTCGATTGCCGACTATGCCGGTGCCACGTTTGATGAATTCGCTGAAGATGTCCGGCCGACCGGTTTCTACCGGAATAAAACCAAGAACATCATTGCGGCGGCTCAGATGGTTCTGGCCGAATACGGCGGGCAGCTGCCCAGGACCATTGATGAAATGGTCAAAATACCGGGGGTCGCCAGGAAAACCGCCAATGTGATTTTGGGCAACGCCTTCGGAGTAGTCGAAGGAATAGCTGTTGACACCCATGTGTTTCGTTTAACGCACCGGCTAAGATTTAGCGAAGGGAAAACGCCCGAGAAGGTAGAAAGGGATTTGATGAGTCTGTTCCCTAAGAACGAATGGTTTCAGTTAACCTATCTCTTGATTGAACACGGACGCAATATCTGTACGGCAAAAAAGGCCCGCTGCGACATCTGCGATATCAACAGTTTGTGCCCGTCGGCATTTAAGGTCTGA
- a CDS encoding ribulose-phosphate 3-epimerase, which yields MRVVPAILANDLPSFTSLVRSAEGFSDYVQIDIMDGLFVPSRSIDAAELSTVKTTVRSEAHLMVKNPEDWLEAAAMFGCEEILFHYEAVEDPAAVVKLLRETDFRAGLAVNPETRVADIIEIAGSVDSVMFMAVNPGFYGAPFIPEVMDNVRELRRLKPSLDIGVDGGIKLSNAVLTRDAGADYVCVGSAIFKAEDPGQAYCQFKQSLNPHIIIPGAAGGCD from the coding sequence GTGCGGGTTGTCCCGGCCATTCTTGCCAACGACCTCCCGTCTTTCACTTCCTTAGTCAGGTCGGCCGAAGGCTTTTCCGATTACGTACAAATCGATATAATGGATGGCTTGTTCGTGCCCTCCAGAAGCATCGACGCGGCGGAATTGTCGACCGTTAAGACAACAGTCAGGAGCGAGGCGCACCTGATGGTCAAGAATCCGGAAGATTGGCTTGAAGCGGCCGCTATGTTTGGGTGCGAAGAAATTCTTTTTCATTATGAAGCGGTCGAGGATCCGGCCGCCGTCGTTAAGCTGCTGCGAGAGACTGACTTTCGGGCGGGTTTGGCCGTTAATCCCGAGACGCGCGTCGCCGATATCATCGAGATTGCCGGTTCAGTGGACAGCGTTATGTTTATGGCCGTGAACCCCGGATTCTACGGCGCTCCGTTTATCCCCGAGGTGATGGACAATGTACGTGAGCTCCGCAGGCTTAAACCTTCGTTAGATATCGGGGTTGACGGGGGAATCAAACTAAGTAACGCGGTTTTGACTCGCGACGCCGGCGCCGATTATGTCTGCGTAGGGTCAGCTATCTTCAAAGCGGAGGATCCGGGTCAGGCCTACTGCCAGTTTAAGCAGAGCCTGAACCCGCACATCATAATCCCAGGAGCCGCCGGGGGTTGCGACTGA
- a CDS encoding DUF3662 and FHA domain-containing protein, with amino-acid sequence MSLLKDLEGKLERLVEGTFAKGFKSSLQPVELAKRLDREMEAGRTISVSKIYIPNEYIVRLSPNDFAAFSDFKDKLVDELKSYLDKRRKAKNYSVMGAISVILKEDKSLPLGRAEAEARLVTPSQMENPDALASVSLIIDGEEAETFWVGEGRATIGRLDSNEISVPDPGLSRRHAEINISKDHVTLTDLGSTNGTFVNGKRIAEIDLKDGAKITAGDITLVFRRL; translated from the coding sequence ATGAGCCTGCTGAAAGACCTGGAAGGCAAACTCGAACGCTTGGTGGAGGGGACTTTCGCCAAAGGATTCAAGTCATCACTGCAGCCGGTCGAACTGGCTAAACGCCTTGACCGTGAGATGGAAGCCGGCCGCACGATCAGCGTTTCCAAAATCTACATACCCAACGAATATATCGTCCGGTTAAGTCCCAACGATTTTGCGGCCTTCTCCGATTTTAAGGACAAACTGGTCGACGAACTAAAAAGCTACCTGGACAAAAGGCGAAAGGCCAAAAACTATTCGGTGATGGGAGCCATCTCCGTCATCCTAAAGGAAGATAAAAGCCTGCCGCTGGGACGCGCTGAAGCTGAAGCCCGTCTGGTGACGCCATCGCAAATGGAGAACCCGGACGCCCTGGCCTCCGTCAGCCTTATCATCGACGGCGAGGAAGCGGAGACTTTCTGGGTGGGCGAAGGCAGGGCGACCATCGGCCGCCTGGACTCCAACGAGATAAGCGTGCCTGACCCGGGTTTATCACGCCGCCACGCGGAAATAAACATCTCCAAAGATCATGTCACACTGACCGACCTCGGCTCAACAAACGGTACCTTTGTTAATGGCAAGCGCATCGCCGAAATCGACCTAAAGGACGGCGCCAAGATAACCGCCGGAGATATCACGCTTGTCTTCAGGAGGCTTTGA
- a CDS encoding FtsW/RodA/SpoVE family cell cycle protein, whose protein sequence is MSENRRRNRGLRLLAGSIILSWGALATVQISRPQAAPVVLAVMAVLFAALYLGIHIYLRFAAPHTDPIILPLICLLTGLGLSMIYRLDLDLAVRQFAWIVVGSAVLVLLVTLWRNYRSLANYKYLIGLAGLVLLFSTIRLGSGFLQPNLWLNIGPFSFQPSEIAKILIVIFFAAYLSEKRELLSVFTRKVGQFSVPDVKHLGPLLMFWVISLGLLVIQKDIGASLLFFGLFLVMLYVATGRGLYVGIGSLLFISGATVIAKVFSYVGARISVWINPWPYATGKGYQIVQSLFALGSGGVWGTGLGRGYPNLIPIVTTDFIFSAFGEEMGLVGMFAIIALYMVFVGRGLTIAIKTSDEFGKLLATGLTAVFAIQTIVIIGGVTKLLPLTGITLPFLSYGGSSILANFILAGLLIIISNQSIEEASRIG, encoded by the coding sequence TTGTCTGAAAACCGCCGCCGGAACCGGGGGCTTAGGCTTCTGGCCGGCTCAATTATCCTATCCTGGGGCGCGCTGGCGACGGTTCAAATCAGCCGCCCGCAAGCCGCGCCGGTCGTTTTGGCCGTTATGGCCGTGTTGTTCGCGGCGCTGTATCTTGGGATTCATATTTATCTGCGATTTGCGGCTCCTCACACCGACCCGATCATCCTGCCCCTAATCTGTCTGTTAACGGGATTAGGCCTATCGATGATCTACCGGTTGGACCTTGATCTGGCCGTCCGCCAGTTCGCGTGGATCGTCGTCGGGTCGGCAGTTCTTGTGCTTCTCGTCACACTGTGGCGAAATTACCGGTCCCTGGCTAACTATAAATACCTGATAGGGCTGGCCGGTTTAGTGCTATTGTTCTCCACCATTCGATTAGGCTCCGGCTTCCTGCAGCCGAACCTGTGGCTGAACATCGGGCCCTTCAGTTTTCAGCCTTCGGAGATCGCCAAAATCCTGATCGTTATTTTCTTCGCCGCCTATTTGAGCGAGAAACGCGAGCTCTTATCGGTTTTTACGCGGAAGGTCGGACAGTTCAGCGTCCCAGACGTTAAGCATCTCGGTCCTCTGCTCATGTTCTGGGTGATCTCGCTAGGACTCCTGGTCATTCAAAAGGATATCGGCGCCAGCCTCTTATTTTTCGGCTTATTTCTGGTCATGTTATATGTGGCGACCGGCCGCGGTCTCTATGTCGGCATCGGCAGTCTATTATTTATTTCCGGAGCCACGGTCATAGCCAAAGTTTTCAGCTATGTCGGCGCCAGGATTTCCGTTTGGATCAATCCCTGGCCTTACGCGACCGGAAAAGGTTATCAGATCGTTCAATCGCTGTTCGCGTTAGGCAGCGGCGGAGTCTGGGGCACAGGTCTTGGCCGCGGTTACCCGAATCTGATACCCATAGTCACGACCGATTTTATTTTCAGCGCCTTCGGCGAGGAAATGGGGCTGGTCGGAATGTTTGCGATCATCGCCCTCTACATGGTCTTTGTCGGCCGCGGGCTTACCATCGCAATCAAAACCTCCGACGAATTCGGTAAACTTCTGGCGACAGGATTAACGGCAGTTTTTGCCATCCAGACCATTGTCATTATCGGCGGAGTCACCAAACTGTTGCCGTTGACCGGAATTACGCTTCCTTTCCTGAGTTACGGCGGCAGCTCGATTCTAGCCAACTTCATCCTGGCCGGTCTTTTAATCATAATTTCCAACCAGTCGATCGAGGAGGCCAGCCGCATCGGATGA
- a CDS encoding amidohydrolase family protein, whose translation MLIDSHVHIYPDDVADKVISGIENFYGVRRTHDATLDALLASLDRGGFDKAVVLPIATKPEHIKLNDWYADLAEKSNQIIPFGGIHPDNDASELDRFPALGLRGLKIQPNAQRVFPADERLMPFYEKAIENGLIVTFHAGDEESGFKGEFSHPRDFVPVLQRYPEMTTVLSHLGGFQTWADVDLVLGYPNVWYDTAHVPGSISDEEIRKLTGKIGLDRIIFGSDFPFADHAVELKELERIFGRDAETVVSRNPRRLLGL comes from the coding sequence ATGCTTATTGACTCTCACGTTCACATTTATCCGGATGATGTCGCCGACAAAGTTATCAGCGGGATCGAGAACTTCTACGGCGTCAGACGCACCCACGACGCGACTCTCGACGCTTTGTTGGCCTCCCTGGACCGGGGCGGTTTTGATAAAGCCGTCGTCTTGCCTATCGCGACCAAGCCGGAACATATCAAGCTTAACGACTGGTACGCCGATCTCGCTGAAAAATCAAACCAGATCATTCCTTTCGGAGGCATTCACCCTGATAATGATGCCTCTGAACTGGACCGTTTTCCAGCTTTAGGGTTGAGGGGTCTTAAAATCCAACCGAACGCCCAGCGAGTCTTCCCGGCCGACGAACGGCTGATGCCTTTCTATGAGAAAGCAATCGAGAACGGCCTCATCGTTACCTTCCACGCCGGAGACGAAGAGAGCGGTTTTAAAGGCGAGTTCAGCCATCCGAGAGATTTTGTCCCCGTCCTTCAACGTTATCCCGAAATGACGACGGTGCTGTCACACTTGGGCGGTTTTCAGACTTGGGCCGATGTCGATCTGGTCCTCGGTTATCCGAACGTCTGGTACGATACCGCTCATGTCCCCGGTAGCATCTCCGACGAGGAAATCCGCAAGCTGACCGGGAAAATAGGTTTAGACAGGATTATCTTCGGGTCGGATTTTCCATTCGCCGATCACGCGGTCGAACTGAAAGAACTGGAGAGGATTTTCGGCCGGGACGCCGAGACGGTCGTCAGTCGCAACCCCCGGCGGCTCCTGGGATTATGA
- a CDS encoding Stp1/IreP family PP2C-type Ser/Thr phosphatase, translated as MRLASKSDIGKLRDINEDAYLVDGSLFAVADGMGGHRAGEIASELGLRTFREAFGPPEPDASEDAILMAIKKAVDQANTVIHARAAENKEYKGMGTTLTAAFFARGRLYVAQVGDSRAYLLRAGVIRQLTTDHTLVGEMIAKGEIDEEIARIHPLRHVITRALGTYAAIESEVYVEELAPGDKILLCSDGLSSKVDNDAIGRIVNDYKSLIGAINGLVKAALNAGGEDNITAVLAEFTEADFV; from the coding sequence GTGAGACTAGCCAGTAAAAGCGATATAGGCAAATTGCGTGATATTAATGAGGACGCCTATCTAGTCGACGGCTCGCTTTTTGCCGTCGCCGACGGCATGGGGGGGCATCGCGCCGGTGAAATTGCCAGCGAGCTTGGGCTTCGTACATTCCGGGAAGCCTTCGGCCCTCCGGAACCGGATGCTTCCGAAGACGCCATCCTGATGGCGATAAAGAAAGCCGTCGACCAGGCAAATACCGTGATTCACGCCAGGGCTGCCGAGAACAAAGAATACAAAGGGATGGGCACGACGTTGACGGCCGCCTTTTTCGCCCGCGGCCGACTTTACGTCGCGCAAGTCGGCGACAGCCGGGCGTACCTGCTGCGCGCAGGGGTAATCCGCCAACTAACGACCGACCATACTTTGGTCGGAGAGATGATCGCCAAAGGCGAAATCGACGAGGAAATCGCCCGCATCCACCCTTTGCGGCACGTCATCACCCGCGCCCTCGGCACATACGCCGCCATCGAATCGGAAGTCTACGTCGAAGAGCTCGCCCCGGGCGACAAGATTCTGCTCTGCTCGGATGGACTTAGCTCTAAAGTCGACAACGACGCGATCGGACGGATAGTCAATGATTACAAGAGCTTGATAGGCGCCATAAACGGCCTTGTCAAGGCCGCCCTGAACGCTGGAGGAGAAGACAACATCACGGCTGTTCTAGCCGAATTCACGGAGGCGGATTTTGTCTGA
- the pknB gene encoding Stk1 family PASTA domain-containing Ser/Thr kinase, with translation MEEAVFNGRYRIIEKVGGGGMADVYRAEDQVLGRTVALKILHKQFASDEGFLERFRREARAAAKLTHPNIVSIYDVGEEGGVHFIVMEYVHGMTLKKLIQKDAPLSTEKVVHIGMQIAKAMEFAHEHEIIHRDIKPQNVIITDNGEIKVTDFGIARAGATSTMTRTGAVMGTAHYISPEQAQGSIVGPTTDVYSLGVVMYEMATGELPFRGENPVSVALKHINDTPIPPRSVFGDLPASLEAVIIKCMAKNPNERYRSAEAVRDDLKRVIEGLPVKIMGAATSAAGDASDMTRTMAAQSSRPAGGDGRRKPKKALIAAIIAVILLLLLGGGALAYSLLSTPSVVVPDIKGKTLSQAQQALDAAGLKLQVEKEVTNEKVAPGRVISQDPAAGEKMKKGGTVTVVMSKGLETVVAPDLTGKTEAEAAEALKKAGLLLGKVGTGFSDTVAEGQVMAQSPKAGARVEKGGAVDITISSGSQQIKVPDVTNNTVDAAISILENAGFKVDRFDDYNETIEKNHVIKQSPVSGDKAAKGSTVTITVSKGSAKVTLINLKGMKQADANAWLASNDLLVSPTTAAGPPGTVSGNVWDMNPASGVIVNRGSTVGIWVQP, from the coding sequence TTGGAAGAAGCGGTGTTTAACGGACGATATAGAATTATAGAGAAGGTCGGCGGGGGCGGCATGGCCGACGTTTACAGGGCTGAAGACCAGGTCCTAGGTCGGACCGTTGCCTTAAAGATCCTGCATAAGCAATTCGCCTCCGACGAAGGCTTTTTGGAACGATTTCGCCGTGAGGCCCGCGCCGCCGCCAAGCTTACGCATCCCAATATTGTCAGCATCTACGACGTCGGTGAGGAAGGCGGCGTCCATTTTATTGTCATGGAATACGTCCATGGCATGACGCTCAAGAAGCTTATCCAGAAAGACGCACCACTATCGACGGAGAAAGTCGTCCATATCGGAATGCAGATCGCCAAGGCGATGGAATTCGCCCACGAGCACGAGATCATCCACCGAGATATAAAACCGCAAAATGTCATTATCACGGACAATGGCGAAATAAAGGTCACGGATTTCGGCATCGCGCGGGCAGGCGCGACGTCTACGATGACGCGAACCGGCGCGGTCATGGGCACAGCCCACTACATATCTCCCGAACAGGCCCAGGGCAGCATCGTCGGACCGACCACCGACGTATATTCACTAGGCGTCGTAATGTACGAGATGGCAACGGGGGAATTGCCGTTCAGGGGCGAAAATCCGGTGTCCGTCGCGCTAAAACACATCAACGACACGCCGATACCGCCGCGCAGCGTTTTTGGAGACTTACCGGCCAGCCTGGAAGCCGTCATCATTAAATGCATGGCCAAGAATCCGAACGAGCGATATCGCTCGGCCGAAGCGGTCCGTGACGACCTGAAGCGCGTAATAGAAGGTTTACCCGTAAAAATAATGGGCGCCGCTACGTCGGCTGCCGGCGACGCGTCTGACATGACGCGAACGATGGCCGCCCAAAGCAGCCGTCCTGCCGGTGGGGACGGTCGGCGTAAACCGAAGAAAGCACTGATTGCGGCAATCATTGCTGTCATCCTGCTCTTATTGCTTGGCGGCGGGGCGCTGGCGTATTCGCTGCTGTCAACGCCCAGCGTCGTCGTTCCCGATATCAAGGGGAAAACACTGTCACAGGCGCAACAAGCGCTTGACGCCGCCGGCCTGAAACTCCAGGTGGAAAAGGAAGTTACCAACGAAAAGGTCGCGCCCGGCCGCGTCATCAGCCAAGATCCGGCAGCCGGCGAAAAAATGAAGAAAGGCGGAACCGTTACGGTTGTCATGAGCAAAGGCCTTGAAACCGTCGTCGCTCCCGACCTGACAGGAAAAACCGAAGCCGAAGCCGCCGAAGCCCTTAAAAAGGCCGGGTTGTTACTTGGCAAGGTGGGTACAGGGTTTAGCGATACTGTCGCGGAGGGCCAAGTAATGGCGCAGTCTCCAAAAGCGGGCGCCCGAGTGGAGAAAGGCGGAGCGGTCGATATCACTATAAGCAGCGGCTCTCAACAAATCAAAGTCCCCGACGTAACCAATAACACCGTGGACGCCGCGATAAGCATCTTAGAGAACGCGGGTTTCAAGGTCGACCGGTTCGACGATTACAACGAGACGATCGAGAAGAACCACGTCATCAAACAGAGCCCCGTCTCCGGCGATAAAGCCGCCAAAGGCTCAACGGTAACGATTACGGTTAGCAAGGGTTCGGCTAAGGTTACCTTGATAAACCTAAAAGGCATGAAACAAGCCGACGCCAACGCCTGGCTAGCCAGTAATGATCTACTTGTCAGCCCGACGACCGCCGCCGGTCCGCCCGGCACGGTGTCAGGCAACGTTTGGGATATGAATCCCGCCTCCGGCGTCATCGTCAACCGCGGCAGCACCGTCGGCATCTGGGTCCAACCGTAA
- a CDS encoding RpiB/LacA/LacB family sugar-phosphate isomerase, which yields MIYLGADHGGYELKEKIKEHLAAKKVPTTDLGAFSPEPSDYPDFAIAVAEKVRDGDPDDFGVLVCTTSIGTSIAANKIKGVRAAVGYSENAVERARNDVDANVLCLGGGEIDHKQAVKLVDIFLSTPFSNAERHVRRLSKIQQREQEE from the coding sequence ATGATTTATCTAGGCGCCGACCACGGCGGGTACGAGCTCAAAGAGAAAATCAAGGAACATCTGGCAGCCAAGAAGGTGCCGACAACCGACCTGGGCGCATTCTCTCCCGAACCAAGCGACTATCCCGATTTTGCCATCGCGGTGGCGGAAAAAGTCCGCGACGGTGACCCGGACGATTTTGGCGTGCTTGTCTGTACGACGAGCATTGGAACAAGTATCGCCGCGAACAAGATAAAGGGAGTCAGGGCGGCGGTAGGCTATTCTGAAAACGCGGTCGAACGCGCCCGGAACGACGTTGACGCCAATGTGCTTTGCTTGGGCGGCGGCGAAATCGATCACAAACAAGCCGTCAAACTGGTCGATATATTCCTCTCCACGCCATTCTCGAACGCCGAACGCCACGTGAGGCGCTTGAGTAAGATCCAACAGCGGGAGCAGGAGGAGTAA
- a CDS encoding FHA domain-containing protein, which yields MAPGYVALINLVLILILYLFIWRVVKAIYIDIYERPVPYAEAREVMEQQQKAVPREAALEVVKSAYVNEGRVYPLTDLITLGRSTETDIVLRDPLVSHQHSRIVKKLNTWYIMDLGSTNGTYVGKEMITGQTELKNGQKIRIGETVFQVKM from the coding sequence ATGGCCCCCGGCTATGTTGCCCTTATCAATCTGGTGCTGATTCTGATTCTCTATTTGTTCATTTGGCGGGTAGTCAAAGCCATCTACATTGACATCTACGAGCGGCCTGTCCCTTACGCGGAAGCCCGCGAGGTCATGGAGCAACAACAGAAGGCGGTTCCGCGCGAGGCCGCGCTCGAAGTCGTTAAAAGCGCTTATGTCAACGAGGGCCGTGTTTACCCCCTGACAGATCTGATTACCCTCGGCCGGTCGACCGAAACGGATATAGTATTGCGCGACCCGCTTGTTTCTCATCAGCATAGTCGTATCGTCAAGAAATTAAACACCTGGTACATAATGGATCTAGGCAGCACTAACGGGACTTATGTCGGCAAAGAGATGATAACGGGTCAGACCGAATTGAAGAACGGGCAGAAAATCCGTATAGGTGAAACCGTCTTCCAGGTAAAGATGTGA